The following proteins come from a genomic window of Neoarius graeffei isolate fNeoGra1 chromosome 26, fNeoGra1.pri, whole genome shotgun sequence:
- the bicd2 gene encoding protein bicaudal D homolog 2 isoform X1 produces MEQEAGPGVESLRAELERVSRELSETSRDQIRAAEYGLAVLEEKQQLQQRHEELESEYEALRHELDQLKEAYGQAHSAQRKVAEDGESREESLIMESASKEAYYEQRVQELQAELRQAKTALTSTQSENGRLSGLALEMRENAELLELQRARLRDDIREYKVRESRLLQDYSELEEENISLQKQVSTLKQGQVEFEGLKHEIRRLEEEAQYLNSQLEEAVRLREIGERQLSEALETVKSEREQKAALRKELTHHMTLGDSLLGGSLDGLGLSEPNEPNNDEAMRAFENGLAKMADDNDDDNVSSMPKKSLVEDLLSELNICEIQKLKQQLHQVEREKVALVSSLQESQKQLAQTRGALARLSDDFGATRRVQVTKDKEKEKESGEDGDVDYYELDIHGPEILRCKYEASVAEAGELREELKLLKAELEEVRAMHEEVRARLESQVRDLSSQVSSLESDSRAERAQLARLQRELDETNTAAGETRRTLGVAQDELASFSEELANLYHHVCVCNNETPSRVTLDFYREGKDSKEDKDRKDGKEEKTDGTGSTKETPASPGSASVRDSRKEPMGVCVLAAMIREQMRHLQQAVERGTQLARQRLAPLELAAVPDKEQAACMEEIFKLRSLLSTKREQIATLRAVLKANKQTAEVALANLKSKYENEKTIVTETMLKLRNELKALKEDAATFSSLRAMFATRCDEYVTQLDDMQRQLVAAEDEKKTLNSLLRMAIQQKLALTQRLEDLEFHNEQERRGSAAAASARAKGPFSKSKNLH; encoded by the exons ATGGAGCAGGAGGCCGGTCCCGGGGTGGAGAGTCTCCGGGCTGAGCTCGAGCGCGTGTCCCGGGAGCTGAGCGAGACGAGCCGGGATCAGATCCGGGCTGCGGAGTACGGGCTGGCGGTGCTGGAGGAGAAACAGCAGCTGCAGCAGCGCCATGAGGAGCTGGAGAGTGAATATGAAGCTCTGAGACACGAACTGGATCAACTCAAAGAG GCGTACGGTCAGGCCCACTCTGCCCAGAGGAAGGTCGCGGAGGACGGCGAGAGTCGTGAGGAGTCCCTCATCATGGAGTCGGCATCTAAGGAGGCGTATTACGAGCAGAGGGTTCAGGAGCTGCAGGCCGAGCTGAGGCAGGCCAAAACCGCGCTCACCAGCACGCAGAGCGAGAACGGGCGCCTGAGTGGCCTTGCACTGGAGATGAGAGAG AATGCTGAGCTGCTGGAGCTGCAGCGCGCTCGTCTGCGTGACGACATCAGAGAGTATAAAGTCAGAGAGTCTCGACTGCTGCAGGACTACAGCGAGCTGGAGGAGGAGAACATCAGCCTGCAGAAACAAGTGTCCACACTCAAACAGGGCCAG GTGGAGTTCGAGGGTCTAAAGCACGAGATCAGGAGGCTGGAGGAGGAGGCGCAGTACCTGAACAGCCAGCTGGAGGAAGCCGTGCGGCTGCGTGAGATCGGCGAGCGTCAGCTGAGCGAGGCTCTGGAGACAGTGAAGAGTGAACGGGAGCAGAAAGCGGCACTGCGCAAAGAGCTAACGCATCACATGACCCTGGGGGACTCCCTCCTCGGCGGCTCGCTCGACGGACTCGGGCTGAGTGAACCGAACGAGCCCAACAATGACGAGGCCATGCGCGCCTTTGAGAACGGGCTTGCAAAGATGGCTGACGACAATGATGACGATAACGTGTCGTCCATGCCGAAGAAGAGCCTGGTGGAAGATCTGCTGAGCGAACTGAACATCTGCGAGATCCAGAAGCTCAAACAGCAGCTGCACCAG gtGGAGCGAGAGAAGGTGGCGCTTGTGTCCTCCCTCCAGGAGTCTCAGAAGCAATTAGCACAGACACGTGGAGCACTCGCGCGCCTGAGCGACGATTTTGGAGCCACGAGACGCGTCCAGGTCACAAAggacaaagagaaagagaaggaaagTGGTGAGGATGGAGACGTGGACTATTACGAGCTGGACATTCACGGCCCGGAGATCCTGCGCTGCAAATACGAGGCGTCGGTGGCTGAGGCAGGAGAGCTGAGGGAGGAGCTTAAGTTGTTAAAGGCGGAGCTTGAGGAG GTTAGAGCGATGCATGAGGAGGTGCGGGCACGGTTGGAGAGCCAGGTGCGTGATCTCTCATCTCAGGTGTCTTCGCTGGAGAGTGACAGCCGAGCGGAGCGGGCACAGCTGGCACGGCTGCAGAGGGAGTTGGATGAGACGAACACAGCTGCGGGCGAGACCCGGAGGACGCTCGGGGTGGCACAGGATGAGCTGGCGTCGTTCAGCGAGGAGCTGGCGAACCTCTACCATCACGTTTGTGTGTGCAACAACGAAACGCCCAGCCGAGTCACACTCGACTTCTACAGAGAGGGGAAAGACAGCAAAGAGGACAAAGATAGGAAAGACGGAAAAGAAGAGAAAACAGATGGCACCGGCTCGACCAAAGAAACCCCCGCAAGCCCTGGTTCGGCCTCGGTGAGAGACTCGAGGAAAGAGCCGATGGGCGTGTGTGTCCTGGCGGCGATGATTCGGGAGCAGATGCGGCACCTGCAGCAGGCCGTGGAGCGAGGCACACAGCTGGCGAGGCAGAGGCTGGCACCACTGGAGCTCGCGGCCGTGCCTGATAAAGAGCAGGCAGCCTGCATGGAGGAGATCTTCAAACTCAGGTCACTGCTGAGCACCAAACGGGAACAAATTGCCACGCTCAGGGCCGTGCTCAAGGCCAACAAACAG ACGGCTGAGGTCGCCCTCGCCAACCTGAAGAGCAAGTACGAGAATGAGAAGACCATCGTGACGGAGACCATGCTGAAGCTCAGGAATGAGCTGAAGGCTCTGAAAGAGGACGCAGCCACGTTCTCCTCCCTCAGAGCTATGTTCGCTACCAG aTGTGATGAGTACGTGACTCAGCTGGACGACATGCAGAGGCAGCTGGTGGCCGCTGAGGATGAGAAGAAGACGCTGAACTCGTTGTTGCGCATGGCCATCCAGCAGAAACTCGCACTCACGCAGCGCCTCGAGGACCTCGAGTTCCACAATGAGCAGGAACGCAGGGGAAGTGCTGCAGCCGCCTCGGCCCGCGCCAAAGGGCCCTTCTCCAAGAGCAAGAACCTGCAC TAA
- the bicd2 gene encoding protein bicaudal D homolog 2 isoform X2, whose product MEQEAGPGVESLRAELERVSRELSETSRDQIRAAEYGLAVLEEKQQLQQRHEELESEYEALRHELDQLKEAYGQAHSAQRKVAEDGESREESLIMESASKEAYYEQRVQELQAELRQAKTALTSTQSENGRLSGLALEMRENAELLELQRARLRDDIREYKVRESRLLQDYSELEEENISLQKQVSTLKQGQK is encoded by the exons ATGGAGCAGGAGGCCGGTCCCGGGGTGGAGAGTCTCCGGGCTGAGCTCGAGCGCGTGTCCCGGGAGCTGAGCGAGACGAGCCGGGATCAGATCCGGGCTGCGGAGTACGGGCTGGCGGTGCTGGAGGAGAAACAGCAGCTGCAGCAGCGCCATGAGGAGCTGGAGAGTGAATATGAAGCTCTGAGACACGAACTGGATCAACTCAAAGAG GCGTACGGTCAGGCCCACTCTGCCCAGAGGAAGGTCGCGGAGGACGGCGAGAGTCGTGAGGAGTCCCTCATCATGGAGTCGGCATCTAAGGAGGCGTATTACGAGCAGAGGGTTCAGGAGCTGCAGGCCGAGCTGAGGCAGGCCAAAACCGCGCTCACCAGCACGCAGAGCGAGAACGGGCGCCTGAGTGGCCTTGCACTGGAGATGAGAGAG AATGCTGAGCTGCTGGAGCTGCAGCGCGCTCGTCTGCGTGACGACATCAGAGAGTATAAAGTCAGAGAGTCTCGACTGCTGCAGGACTACAGCGAGCTGGAGGAGGAGAACATCAGCCTGCAGAAACAAGTGTCCACACTCAAACAGGGCCAG AAATAA
- the LOC132874683 gene encoding ninjurin-1-like: protein MASATPVANADANRLTGGGQTQTPEDVNSFAQKKSAAMSMLDVALLMANASQLKAVLEEDSSFSFYIPLITLISISLILQVVVGILLVFVVKCTLRSEWQQDQMKKLTNMSTVCVLIIVIVNVLITAFGVQRPRRSI, encoded by the exons atGGCTTCTGCAACACCGGTGGCGAACGCAGATGCCAACAGACTCACGGGAGGTGGACAAACCCAG ACGCCTGAAGACGTGAACAGCTTCGCTCAGAAGAAGAGCGCAGCGATGAGCATGCTGGACGTAGCGTTGTTGATGGCGAATGCGTCTCAGCTGAAGGCCGTGTTGGAGGAGGACTCGTCCTTCAGCTTCTACATACCACTCATCACACTTATCAGCATCTCACTCATCCTGCAGGTCGTCGTCGGAATTTTGCTCGTCTTTGTCG TGAAATGCACTCTGCGAAGCGAATGGCAACAAGACCAGATGAAAAAACTGACAAACATGTCCACAGTCTGCGTCTTAATCATCGTCATCGTGAATGTCTTAATCACGGCGTTCGGTGTGCAGAGACCCAGAAGAAGCATCTGA